In Microvirga sp. 17 mud 1-3, the genomic window CTTCGCGCCTCCGTCCGTTCCCGCCTCGAGAAGGCACCGCTACACTCAGGGCCTTCACCGGGAGATCATCATGACCGACATTCGCCCGCGCCGCAGCGCCCTCTACATGCCGGGCTCGAACGCCCGCGCGCTGGAAAAGGCCAGGACCCTACCGGCGGACGTGCTGATCCTCGACCTGGAGGACGCGGTGGCACCGGACGCCAAGGCGGAGGCCCGGGCGCAGGTCTGTGCGGCTCTCGGTCAGGGCGGCTTCGGGCCCCGCGAGGTGGCGGTGCGCGTCAACGCCCTCGACACCCCCTGGGGCGAGGACGATCTCGCGGCCGTCGCGGCGGCTGCGCCGGATGCGATCCTCGTTCCCAAGGTCTCGTCGCCCGAAGCGCTGGCGGCCATCGGCCTGCGCCTGCGCCGCCTGAGGGCGCCCGAGCGCGTCCGCGTCTGGGCCATGATCGAGACCGCCCAGGCGATCCTGCGGGCGGACGCCATCGCGGGCACGGCCCATGACGTGGATGCCCGCCTCGCCTGCTTCGTGCTGGGCCTCAACGATCTCGCCCGGGAGACCCGCGCCAGGCAGGTGCCCGGCCGCGCGCCCATGCTGCCCTGGATGATGACCGCCCTCGCGGCGGCGCGCGCCAACGGCATCGACATCCTGGACGGGGTCTGCAACGACCTCTCCGACACGGCGGCGCTGCGGGCCGAGTGCCTCCAGGCCCGCGATGGCGGCTTCGACGGCAAGACGCTGATCCACCCCAACCAGATCGCGACCGCGAACGAGGTTTTTTCGCCCTCCGCCGAGGAGGTGAGCGAGGCGCGCCTGATCGCCGAGGCCTTCGACAAGCCGGAAAACGCCAAGAAAGGCGCCATCGCGCTCGGCGGCCGCATGGTGGAGCGCCTCCACGCCGAGATGGCGCGGCGGGTGCTCGGCCTGGCTGAAGCCATCGAGGCCCGGCAAGCGGGGCCGTCTTCCTGAAGGGGCAGACAGCAAAATGGCCGGGGAGGACCCCGGCCATGATGAAGCAACGAAAAGGTATCCGGCGAAAGCCGTGCCGGAAGGCGCCGGTCAGGCGGCCTTCTTCTTGGAGGGCAGCAGGTTGCGGTTTGCCATCGCCTCGGCGATCTGGATCGCGTTGAGGGCCGCGCCCTTGCGCAGATTGTCGGAGACGCACCAGAAGGCGAGGCCGTTCTCGACCGTGATGTCCTCGCGGATGCGCGAGATGTAGGTGGCGTCCTCGCCGGCCGCCTCGTGCGGCGTGATGTAGCCGCCGGGCTCGCGCTTATCGACGACCACGATTCCGGGCGCGGCGCGCAGGATATCCCGGGCCTCGTCCGCCGTGATCGGCTTCTCGAACTCCACGTTCACGGCCTCGGAATGGCTGATGAAGACCGGCACGCGCACGCAGGTGGCCGTGAGCTTGATCTTCGGGTCGAGGATCTTCTTGGTCTCGACCATCATCTTCCACTCTTCCTTCGTGAACCCGTCCTCCATGAACACGTCGATATGGGGGATCAGGTTGAAGGCGATGCGCTTGGGAAACTTCTTTTCCTGCACATCCTGGAGCGAGTAGAGCGCCTTGGTCTGGCGGTCGAGCTCGTCCATGCCGTCCTTGCCGGCGCCGGAAACCGACTGATAGGTGGAGACCACCACGCGCCGGATGGTAGCGTGGTCATGGAGGGGCTTGAGCGCCACCACGAGCTGGGCCGTGGAGCAGTTCGGATTGGCGATGATGTTCTTCTTCATCTCGCGCACCGCCTCGGCATTCACCTCCGGCACCACGAGCGGAACCTCGGGGTCGTAGCGCCAGGCCGAGGAGTTGTCGATCACGACGACGCCCTGGGCGGCGATCTTCGGCGACCACTCCTTCGAGACCTCGCCGCCCGCCGACATGAGGCACAGGTCCACATCGGAGAAATCGTAGGTGTCGAGCGCCTTGGTCTTCAACGTCTTGTCGCCGTAGGACACTTCCGTGCCCTGGCTGCGGCGGGAGGCCAGCGCCACCACCTCGTCGGCCGGGAAGGCCCGCTCGGCCAGGATATTGAGCATCTCGCGGCCCACATTGCCCGTCGCGCCGACGACAGCGACCTTGTAACCCATGGAACTTCTCCTGTTTTCGCTCTCCCCGGGAGATCTATTCAAAACCCTTATCGGGTGCGCCTCTCGCCCCGACGGGAGAGAGGACCGGGGACGACGAGGCTCAGGCGGCCGTTTTCGCGGCCGTCGTGACGGTTTTCGTTTTGCTCGTCGTGGTGAGCAGCGTCATTGCCATCGTCCATCGCAAGGCCCGTTCGTCGGGCCGGTACGTTTGTGCAGCAACACATCAAAGGTGCACCGCCGTCAAGTGCTTCTTGCGCCGGAAGGCCGAAGCCGGAGGTGTGGACCGGCTGTGGACGGGCCCCTGGCCTTAACGTTCGATTCACGATGCTGAACGAAACCTTTCGAAGGCGCCCGAATGATACGGTAGAACAGCGGCCTGAATGCCACTGCCTGCCACGGGAGCACCATGCAACGGGCGATCCACGCCGATTGGGACGAGGACGAGGAGGATGACGCCTCCGACGGGGAGCCGCTGCCGCGGTCCCGCTCGCGCCTGCCCTGGCTGCGGATGGCGCTCCTGTCCGGGCTCAGCATCGCGGCGCTCGTCTATTTCGCCCACGAAGAGGGATCGCGGCCGCTCCCCCCGGGCGCGCCCGGGGCCGTTCCGGCCTCCGTGCTGGTCGCGCCGCCGCCCCCGTGGCGGCCCCTGCCCCAGGCGGCACCGGCCTATGTGCTCGACAAGCCTTTCGCGCCGCCCGTTTTTTCGGCACGCGCTCACATCTCCGGCGGACGGGAGGACACCTTCGTGCTCGGCCGCTTCGGCGATTCCCGCCATGGGCGGATCAGCCTCGTCCAGGGGGATGCGGGCACGGAGCGGCGCAGCTTCTTCGTGGACATCGTCCGCCGTGCCGCCGAGGCGGGCCTCTCGGTCACCCGCAACGCCCAGAGCCGGATGGCCGCGACGAAATTCGGCCCCGTCGAAATGGCCGAGGTGACCCTGGCCGGGACGGCCGAGCAAACCTGCCAAGCCTTCCGCTTCGCGGATCCCGAGACGGCTTTCGGCTTCCAGGGCTGGCTGTGCGGCGCGGAAGCCCGGATCGTGGACGAGGCCCAGGCTGCCTGCTTCATCGACAGGATCGCCTTATCGGGCCAGGAGGGCCTTGTCCTGAAGGCGCTGTTCGCCCGGGCCGAGCGCAACCGGGGCGAGGCCTGCAATCTCGCGGCGCGCACGGCCGCCCTCAGCCCTACGCCCCCAGCCCGACCGTGATCGCAACCCGGTGAACGGCGTTGCAGCCGTAGCCGTTGGGATTCCAGTTGTCCGGTTCGAGAGGCTGGGAGCGCCCCGTTGAATCGGTGGCCCGCGCCCAGATCTCATAAGGCCCGTTCGCCGGTACCGGCAGGGTCGCGGACCAGCGCGTCCAGTCGTAGCGGTTGCGCGGGGGTTCGAGCATTGCGTCGGTCCAGGTAGCGCCCCGGTCGAGGGAGAGTGCGACGCTGACCACCGTGTCGTCGCCCGCCCAGGCGGCGCCGCGCACCGCGATGGAGCGCGTCCCGGCCGGAAAGGCAGTCCCGTCCGCCGGCGCCGTGACGATGCTGCGCACGGGCATCGATTCGAGGATGCGCAGCGGCACGCCCTCCAGGCTCGCGCCCGGCTGAACCGGTTTCACGGGCAGCCGGTAGGACAGGCCCGTCATGCCCGGGCCGTCATGCTCCCGGTCGCGGATCCAGATCCGCGTCAGCCATTTCTGGCTGAGGGAGCCCGGCCATCCCGGCACCACGAGGCGCACGGGGCCGCCATGGAGGAACGGCAGGGGCTCGCCGTTCATGGCGAAGGCCAGGAGGGTGTGCTCCTCAAGCGCCTTCTCGATCCGCATGCCGCGGGAAATGGAAGGCGTGTCGCGGCTGCCGGACTTGTCCGGATCGGCGCCGTAATGGGCCGTGTAGACGGCGGAGGATTTCAGGCCCGCCTCGCGCAGCACGTCGCTTAAAGAGACGCCGGTCCATTCCGCGCAGCCGACACCCCCATGGGTCCAGGGATTGCCCTCCGCCGGGGGCACCAGGAAGGAGCGGCCATTGCCGCCGCATTCCAGCACCATGCGGAAGGTTTTTACCCGAAACCGGCGCTTCAGCTCTTCCACAGTGAGACGGAGCGGGCGCTCAATCTCCCCGTCGATTGTGAGGCTCCAGCGTTCCGGTGCTTCGGGGACCTCTGGAAGCAGGCCGTTGTTGCGGACGAAGAACCGGGAAACCGGGGTCGTGGCGTCGTCGAGCTTCTCCTCGGGCGTTTCGGCCACGAGCGGGATCCGGCCGAGGAGCGAGAGGCCGTCCTTGGCCTTCAGCTCGGGAATGTCGTCGCGTCGATCCACCGTGCCTCGCCTCCCTTGATCATCCGGGCCTCCCCCTTCGGGGAGCGGAACAATTTAAGCGGCCGCGCCATTTTTCCAAAGTCCGCCGATATCCCTGAAGGCGCGGGCGGAATTTGAGGACGCGCCTTCGCAGCTTGCGCTGGAGGCCGTCATGCGCCGCATCGTCACTCTGGGTCTGGCATCCCTGGCCGCGGCCGCGGCCTTTGCGCCTGCGGCGCAGAGCCAGGACCGCCCCCTCAGGTTCCGGGTCACGCCCCGCAGCTTCCTCGATCCCGGCAACGTGGTCGTGCCGGGCTCGATCAATCCGGGCTATACCGGCTACGGCCAGACCCAATCCTACCTGCTGAGCCCGCCCTATGGCCAGAACGAGCGCTTCAACGGCGGCGGCGTCCTGCCGGATCCGATCACCAACGGGCCGTTCGTCGGATCGCAAAACCCGTTCGGGCCGATCGATTTCGGCCCGAACATCGAATCGACGGGCTCGATCCGCTGATCGCCGCGGGGCGGTGACCGCCCCGCAGCCTCATCCGGCTCAGGAAAGGGCCGAAAGTTCCTTCACGATGGCGTCGCCGACTTCCTGGGTGCCGACCGCGTTGGCGCCCGGAGCCGCGATGTCCTT contains:
- a CDS encoding aspartate-semialdehyde dehydrogenase, with translation MGYKVAVVGATGNVGREMLNILAERAFPADEVVALASRRSQGTEVSYGDKTLKTKALDTYDFSDVDLCLMSAGGEVSKEWSPKIAAQGVVVIDNSSAWRYDPEVPLVVPEVNAEAVREMKKNIIANPNCSTAQLVVALKPLHDHATIRRVVVSTYQSVSGAGKDGMDELDRQTKALYSLQDVQEKKFPKRIAFNLIPHIDVFMEDGFTKEEWKMMVETKKILDPKIKLTATCVRVPVFISHSEAVNVEFEKPITADEARDILRAAPGIVVVDKREPGGYITPHEAAGEDATYISRIREDITVENGLAFWCVSDNLRKGAALNAIQIAEAMANRNLLPSKKKAA
- a CDS encoding sulfite oxidase, with product MDRRDDIPELKAKDGLSLLGRIPLVAETPEEKLDDATTPVSRFFVRNNGLLPEVPEAPERWSLTIDGEIERPLRLTVEELKRRFRVKTFRMVLECGGNGRSFLVPPAEGNPWTHGGVGCAEWTGVSLSDVLREAGLKSSAVYTAHYGADPDKSGSRDTPSISRGMRIEKALEEHTLLAFAMNGEPLPFLHGGPVRLVVPGWPGSLSQKWLTRIWIRDREHDGPGMTGLSYRLPVKPVQPGASLEGVPLRILESMPVRSIVTAPADGTAFPAGTRSIAVRGAAWAGDDTVVSVALSLDRGATWTDAMLEPPRNRYDWTRWSATLPVPANGPYEIWARATDSTGRSQPLEPDNWNPNGYGCNAVHRVAITVGLGA
- a CDS encoding CoA ester lyase produces the protein MTDIRPRRSALYMPGSNARALEKARTLPADVLILDLEDAVAPDAKAEARAQVCAALGQGGFGPREVAVRVNALDTPWGEDDLAAVAAAAPDAILVPKVSSPEALAAIGLRLRRLRAPERVRVWAMIETAQAILRADAIAGTAHDVDARLACFVLGLNDLARETRARQVPGRAPMLPWMMTALAAARANGIDILDGVCNDLSDTAALRAECLQARDGGFDGKTLIHPNQIATANEVFSPSAEEVSEARLIAEAFDKPENAKKGAIALGGRMVERLHAEMARRVLGLAEAIEARQAGPSS